The Hippoglossus stenolepis isolate QCI-W04-F060 chromosome 12, HSTE1.2, whole genome shotgun sequence genome segment TTTTCTGAATGAATCCTTCACAGTTTTGTATGTGATCATACTTTGAGCTATACAAAATTCAGTAAAACCAGTCACAACTTGTAGTGAATGTAGCTGTTATCCTCCCACAGCCATTCAACTGTTAGTAAAACCTTAGTCCAGTTGGATGCCTATAAACAGCTCAGTGTCACAGTGTTCACTAGTCAGCTGACTGAGTTGCTGCAGTgacttgtttcctctctccctctcatgtaattattttctctgacagTTTTTCAGACTTGTTGAGCTCGACATCAGATGTTTGACAGGTTTTTTACCTGGCTCATTATTACAGTATAGACATCAGGAGAAGCTATGAACTGGTTTTCATCAATGAATTGCTCTTCTCTGTTGTGGCAGAACATATTACACCAGACTTCAGAAACACCTACATGTTAAACTTGACTCATGAAACTCACAAAACTTCTTACGGCTGATTAAATCACTATTGACGGACTTAAAAACAATAACCTAGCAGCATGATAAacaacccataatgcaacactctgtaaaattacatttttttgaaaaaacaaatatcatatTAGtccaaatacaaatccttcCATCCATAGCAGTAGAGTGTAATTTTTGTATGTTCATTTGGTTTATACACTCTGGAAAAATGCCTAGTCGGGAAAACCCTGTTGTACCTTGAGTTTAGTTGTGATGtcagttgtgtgttgttttattgttcaaTTGATACAAGATTGATCTAGATGAaaggggaggatggaggaaaaagaggctGTCAACTTTATCTGCATCATAACAAATAGTCTCTGATTCATAAAGTAGTCAGAGTACTCTTGTTTGTTTCCCATAGAGTCTTGTGAAGACTTATCTCCAGAGGACACCTCTTGTGACCGGTTGAGTTTCTACCACTTCGACATCTCCCGCCTCCTCAAACATGGAGCCTCTCTGCTGGGATCTGCCGGGGCTGAGTTTGAGCTCCAAGATGACAAAGCAGGTTTGTGGTGtttatcttgtgttttcagCGGAAGCCGCATCCACACTTTGACACGCACAGCAAAAGTTATTGATTTTTGTTAATAATTTTGTGGAGATTGTAACCTGTGTAAAGGAACAGTgtgaattattataaatataagaGGAGGATGGTATTGGCTATTCTTTTTGGCACACAGCTTTGGGTCTGTATTCTCCAATCTGTTAGTTCTGACTTCAGTAAGAGGATTCTGTCATGACTTTATTTTGCTTAACAAACTTTGTGCACCAGATTTACTCCCCCATAACTTCATACTCATATTTAGTGAAACATATAATTAACTGAGGCTGGACCACTACAACATCAATGCAATGCAGCTGTTTGGATAACTTTGCTTTCTAGATACATTTACCTCCAGAATGACCGTTGTTCGTACACACATTACTCTCATTGAACTACAATGTACTCTTCCTCCATTTTCCCACACTCTTAAGTTTTCCTATGATGTCATGTCTTTATCTTTAGGAGAGATGGACCCTAAAGAACGACTCGCTCGCCAGAGGAAGCTTCTTCAGAAGAAGTTGGGTCTAGACATTGGTGCTGCTATTGGAATggacacagaggagctgttcAATGATGAGGACCTTGACGATACCTGTCAACAAAGTGGACTCAGAGCCCATGGAAGCAAAGCTACAGCTGGATCCAGCTCCCGCAACAATCTAGTAGGTCTCATTTTAGCCTCTCAGCTTTGAGaccttttgttttaacaaggttcTTGGTGCAAGCTGTAGCCTTGCAGGGACTATAAAGTTTAAATTAGGGGAGGATAAGGAGTTTTGAGGCAGGAAGTGGGCGTCTGTTGTCACTGTCAGCAGTGATGCTCTGTAGTCAGACTCTGAGGTCAAATCCTAACTCCTGGCCAACTTGAATTAGTAAAGCCGAGACGGGCCGGTCGTATCTTGTCTCACAATGACGGAGGCTGTTTCTGTGGAACTGAAGTTCAGAGTTACAGATAATGCGCAgaatatgttttgttgttaaCATTTTGTATTGCAGCACAAAGGCTTGTCTGAACAGAACATCTGCTTAGAAAGCTGCATTATGGTCATGCTGGTGGATTCATTTTCTCTTTGGCCTGACTGGCCTCACTCTCTTTGGTGAATCAGTTTTTTCTCAACCTGTTTTGAATCAAACcttgtggggtttttttgtgtgtttttcattttgtcttggATCATGTCGGGATTTCTTCCAGGCCTGTAAAGGGCTGAACACTTTAAATTCTAGTGTCAGTGCAATATTACAGCATTTTTCTGCCCCATTGGTATGTTAAATGGGCTGCCAATAATAACACTCTAAAAGTGTCTGACAAAATTAATTATAAAgactagtggtgcaccgatgtatcggccgtatatcggtagcggacgatattcgcctcgtttactgccatcggcgtatcggtaataaacttgactttcaccgataacattggccgatgttcattggtatgttttctgcagcctgccaatctggcatccagattatggtacactgacaccgggtttacaccgggcgctgcggcgcagcgccaaggaaagccaggcgcctcccatccacccccctgttaaacctttgtgcggttcacatgggctgcgatgcgccgcgccagcgcccttcaccgatggttgcggcgtgcgagcgagcgtatcgcgccaggaaacagtctgaaaaatgattttaaacgatataaatgacatattttatatgatataactgatcaaatatgcatcccatactttgtattccccttctgttgtcctggagttttaattttaccaatcacataattaaatgtccccctctgcccatccactacagccacacaagcagtcatatagataaaaagaggggggggggctaaaggcttgcttggagaatacgtcatttacccccagcatctaaagttacacttgtcactttttctgtttttcatattattcaagtaataaacaagtatcgctatcggctagattgttgttttaaatatcggtatcggccaagaatttccatatcggtaCATCCCTAATAAAGACCTTCATTGACACTCTGCAGAAagttttaaaacagttaaaatttGAGTATTAATAGTAGGGCTGTAAGGATTCTCAAATTGTCCAAACGGCCACAGTTTCAGTTCCCGATGCCCAAACCCACCCGCTGTCGAAACAGCAGGTgcagccatagactgtatataagaagGGTGCAGCCTGTTGCGTGTGTGCATATGCGTCCACAACTCTGGGACCACAACCCTGTGTAATATGAACCAACACACAGAAGTGACTAGTAGCTTCAGAGCAATAAGTGTGGAAGTCAGAGAGAATGTTTTACCTTTACAAAAGCGTGTTGTAAAGTCTGCGCGTTGTTGCCGCTCGGGAGCAGACACCTCGTCTCTAAAGTCGGACTCAGGAGGAAATCATCTGGTGGATTGTTAATTCCTTATGGACTTTCCCTGGAGCTGCCGTCCAGCGTATGCCACACTGACTGACCGACATGACCATCAACGGTTCCGCAAGTGCCCTGtacataatgtgtgtgtatataggaACGCAGTTGTTATTGAAGCGGCATGGACGCTTCCCtttctgtttactttcctgAGTTGATTTGTTTTATGGAATGGATTATTTTTGTTGCATCTGTTTTTCCTTGTCTGAACTGGATTGAACTGAACTATGTTGGGCTTGTGGGGGAGACTGAAATTGACTTTGTAAATATATTGGTTGAACTCTGGACGTTGCAACTGTggcaacacacactcacagctttCCTGttctttggttatttttgtttacatagTTCTGTGAGGTcaagtccaacatgttcttGAGTCGTCATCTCTTTACTGTTCCAATGTTGGTGTTTTAATCAAACTTAGAAATGTCCTCCCACTTTTTCTTAGCCACCCGCTACTGCTGCTGAGTTGATCGACTCGGAGTTCCGACCAGGCATGAGCAGTCGTCAGAAGAATAAGGCGAAGAGGATGGCTAAACTAGTGGCTAAACAACGATCCAGAGACATGGATCCAAATGAAAAGAGGTAGGAtaatgcaaacatttttttatgatggatgtagagtttttttttcctagGTAGAGTAAGTTATtctgggtttttaaaaaattataaaaacgGAAGGATCTTTGTTTCTTGAGCTACAGTCAAATGTGACTCCATCAGTGTTCGAGGCTTGGTCTCATTTCATCTTGCCAGATCTGGGGCTTTATATGCAAAGTTGATGTCGttctaataataaaatgatttcttcTGTGATCTCTTTCTCCTATAGTAATGACAGTTTTGAAGGTgaacctgaagagaaaagaaggaaaaccaCAAATGTAGTTATTGATCAACCAGCAACGGAGCATAAAGTCTTAATCGACAATGTTCCAGATAACTCCAGCCTTTTAGACGAGGTAAGAAATCAAAAACAAGCCAATTACCCATTTAATCCAAGTTGTCAATGATTTCACTGCTACTGTATACTTACCCTaaaaagcacacacaaaaaaacttgGTGACTTTGACTGACCGACTGAGTGATGTGACACAATTCACTAGAAAAGATGTAtccctgtgttgtgttggtACCGACTAGTGGTTCTTCTCTCACAAACGTATCTTTGAGAAGTAGTTACAACAAGTTTAATTAGTGATAGATATCATTATGTGCTGACAGTTTATTCTATGCAAAGACAGTGACCCGTAGAACCTGAAGCTGATACATTTCTTTACTGACCTGCTAATGATTGTTAATGTTAGAGCTTTGTGAACCTGTGTATCTTACATCCCTCGTGTCTGACCTCCGTCACACTGGTCCAATCAAGCAATATTTCACATTGACACATGCTAATATTCACTGGTTTATGCTGCAGGATAATGCTCTGTAAACTATGAATGGTATAAAAAAGTAGTAGCCATGGGGGATGTCAATGGTGTTGCAGCTTTTGTAAGCGGGTCGTCTTGTTCACTTTTGCAACAGCCATCACTGGTTACATTGGTGCAGCACTTCTGTTATCATTATGGTGCTATCAGTCTTTCTGTTGCTGCTTGGGCTGAATTTTGTAACATGTTATTTGCACACATGCTCTAAATACATTTCAGTTTGCACGCTGCTTTCCTTAGTTGCATGTGTGAACGCTCACAGTCGAGCTCTGAAATTGTATAATTGACAATATAATAACTGGAAATTATCTTAAGGCGTAactgtcttgttttcttttgacaCTTTAGTGGCCTCTGGAGAGCTTCTGTGAGGAACTCTGCAATGACGTCTTCAATCCTTCATGGGAGGTAAAAATTGTTTGAATTGCATTATATCCTttacacacatttgtttgtggTTATATAATAACTTACATGAGACCGTAAAATATAAACCATCTAGCACTTTTGTATTTGACTGATGCAAGATTTATGTAAATGACTAATTGAATTGCATGTGGTTGTTTACAGATTCGTCATGGCGCAGGTACAGGTCTTCGAGAAATCCTAAAATCCCAGGGTGCAGGAGGTGGGAAGTTGGTGGGAAGCACTGTTGAACAGGtatttcttgttcttcttctcaggATTTTCAACGTGTTGGTGAGAATTAAATGCAGCAAGAAATGTCTGGTGTTTTGTTTCAGATGTTGCGGCAGCATCAGGAGTGGATAGAGGACCTGGTGATCCGGCTGCTCTGTGTCTTCGCTCTAGACCGGTTTGGGGATTTTGTATCTGATGAGGTAGGTATTTAAGAACCTtctaatttaaatgtatgttaCATATCCTAGAGAAACATTTGCTCCTAGACACTTCGCCAACAACACAACTCAGCCCCCATCAACCTCCAATGTGGGGGGGGCGTCTGAATTTGACTTGAAGATAATTGCATGTAACCAGTCGGTTCTGGTGCTGGTCTTTGTGGGCAGGTGCAGGGATGCAAAAATGTACCTGTGCAGGATTGTAGCGTAAATTATGTAACATTTTTTTTGActgtattttatacattttgccCTTGTGCCCAATATTCCTGCCGTAATTTCATTTTTCTGCGAGGTGGCTAAGCCTTAATTCGGATAAAAAAAGTTGGGCCTATGTTGAGCCAAACACGGAACATAAGTTGGCGTATAGACCTGgcaaagttttattttccagttctAACAACCTATGCACATACTAGGATATGTCAAGAAGAGGTAATGAATATGTCATCAATAAAAgcctcatttcatttaaatggtgACTGACTGGCCTATAAGACCAATGTCATCACGATGTATTGAAAAAGCACTGAGTCAAAGTAGTTATTCAGCTAAATTTGTATCATCCAACTCTGTTGCTCTGGGTTTTATTCATCCTATATCTCTCTCCCTATCCCAGGTGGTGGCTCCTGTCAGGGAGACGTGTGCCCAGACGCTTGGCGTGGCCCTTCGCAACATGAATGAAACTGGCGTTTCCATGACAGTGGATGTCCTGCTAAAGCTTCTCAAAGAAGACCAATGGGAGGTCCGTCATGGAGGCCTGCTGGGAATCAAGTATGCCTTGGCTGTCCGACAGGTACCATCTGTTTTCTGTGAAAATGATGAGATGTTAAATGAGCACAGCAGGGTTCTATAACGTATTTGTTTGAGCGTCGTATGGTCATGAATACAAACTGTAGGGCAGGATGTGTGCATGGACAAAAAGGCTTCTTTTGGTCTGGTAGCATATGTGCTTCTTGTGAAGAGATGTCACTCTAGAGGCCATTCTGTCCGATCTCGTAGCCGTATATGGTGACCTTCATCGGTCTCTTCCTTTGTGTTCCTCAGGACTTGATTTCTGTGTTACTGCCCCGGGTGCTCCCTGCCATCACTGTAGGCCTTCAGGACCtagatgatgatgtcagagctgtggctgctgcagcccTCATCCCTGTGGTGGAAGGCTTGGTACAACTACTGCCCAATAAGGTCAGAGAGGCAAAAACAAGCTTCCCTTAACAATTGCGTTTTCAGTCTCTGTTGAAGCAATTTTTCATACTGTCCCCATTGTGTCTTAATTTAGTCTTGAAATTCTGTTCCACCCAGGTCCCCAATATAGTGAACACACTCTGGGATGCTCTTTTAGACCTGGACGACCTCACTGCTTCCACCAACAGCATCATGACGTTGCTCTCCTCATTACTCACGTATCCACAGGTCTGGCAGTGCAGGTCAGTCTCTGAGGGCCACATAATAACTACTGCTGTCTCAAAATGATACCAAATGTTTTCTTGAATAAAGAGAGGTTAGTATCATAACAGAAGGACACAGCCAGCTCACTAACCACACCACATTTTGTATTACTGGCGTTACCTTTAAAAAGGaatataatgtttaaatgtcCTAAGatgataaagtaaaaatgttttctgaaatgagagaatttgatttaatattgaaatataGGATAAATGGTCAGATACATTTCTGACCTGCTTATTATCTACAGCCTATCCAGATCCCTCAGATCATCAAGCATGTGTTTCCTTTAACGTCCCTATAATTTTAACAATCgcatttgtttaatgttttctatCTGTTACTGTAGCACATAGTCTATTGCCGTATGAATTGTACTACACACATTAAATAGAAGGATTTTTGTTATAAAAGTCCAATGAAATGATGTCAGCTGCTAGAGCACATTAATACATGTTGCCGGCTTCTTCACACAGATCGTGTAGCTCTACTCAGTATATAAACCCTGCAGCTAAGGCAGATATTTGGTTACTGTTTGACATGTggaatgtattatttttttttttttttacataatggTATAAATGGCCTTAACCTACATCCTGTTTCTCTAGAAACTCCATATTGGCCATCTATTTTGTCATGCTGTTTGGTTGTATGGTTGTGTTCCACTTCCAATGCACCACTGAGCAGACATGTTCAAAACAGTTAGATTAGCATTGACTTTTGAGTCTGAGTAGCAAAATGTAACcttgtgattattattttattcagatccttttttattttattttttttgtagatGACAATCTTAGGATTTCTTATATTCATACACTGTCTTGTCCACTCTAGCATGCAGCAGTCGTTAACAGTCCTGGTTCCTCGGGTTTGGCCGTTTTTGAGACACACTATATCATCAGTAAGACGTGCAGCACTGGAAACTCTTTTCACTCTGCTGTCTAAAGCTGACCAGGTAAATTTGCTTCGGAGCAAAAGGACATTCATGTAAAATATGACTAAGTatctcaaatttatttttatcctGTTTAATTTTTTTAGTTCACAGCTTTAATTGTAGCAAGTTTTTCTTGTAAAGtggttttatgtattttgttctcCAGAGCTGTGCCATTTGGATCAACCCGATCCTACAAGACATGCTCCGGCACATCTTCCAGTCGTGTATACTGGAAAGCAACGAGGAAATCCTTGAACTGATCCAAAAGGTTTGCTGCATCACCCACATTATAACTTGACTAATAAAATGACCTAAAGAagcaaaacagacatttcttACAATTTCATGTGTACCATACACAGAACTCAATGCTGTACCCTGatgtgcacctccccaaaaatgcTCGCCATTGTTCTGCAGTAAACCGAGACGACAGAGAATTTGTAAACAAGCGCACCGTAAACTGGAAGAAACTCTAGCATAGACACTTTAAAGTGGTTCGGCTCCACGCCCACTAGCGTTTCAGTGGTGTAATTGCAGAGCCATGCACACACCCACGGCGTTGATTCGATGCAGAATCATGAATCGGCCTTAAGGCTTAACACTCTGTAAAAGGTGtgtcatcctctgtccttaGCTCTTGACTGGGGGACTAAACGGGGAAAACGCAGAAACCTCAGGGAGAGTCGTAAGTGAGGATCCCTCTCGCAGCAGAGACAGCAATGCAATAGATGctgcatgtaaacaaaataaCTATATTTAAAACGCATGAGAAAAGATGTGTTCTAGCATAAGTGGACAGTGTATATTTtaagtttgaataattgttttttctttcaatttcttGTGTATGaatgacattttgtgttttaagttattttgttgACTGGGTATTGCTGTGTGCAGGTGTGGATGGAGCTGCTCTCTCAGGCCCCTCAGCAGTACGTGGTTGCAGCCAGCTGTCCATGGATGGGAGCCTGGCTCTGCCTCATGATGCAGGCCTCACCCATTCCCATAGACCCGAACATGCTGCTGGAAGTGAAAGCTCGCTCCAAGGTTGCACTCATTCTTAATAGCTATTCTCATTCTACCATGTTCAGCTGGATTCTTGTGTTTATAGTGAGTACAGGTGTGCAGTGGTTATGTCGGTATAATACATCCCAGGATGGTAGGGAATCTGTGTAGCAGATTTTACCCACAAGGTCATGAAAACAATGCAAATGACTTAAAGACATCACACTAAATGGATGCACCTCAGCGAGGTTGCTGGGCGACAGACTGGCAGTCACAGTTCGTCTGAAGAGACTTAGAAAAGTCAGAGGACACAGAAATGCAGCGGAGATGTCTCATTCAAACAAGTAACTTTATAGCTAGTTTGTTTAATGAAGTGTAGCTGAATGCTGAGGTGGAATTAATCAGAGTTATGGAAACAGTTTTACTTTCCATGTTCCAAAGACTCAACATGTTTGTATATAAAACAGAAGAAGCATGTTTTTATTGCGTGATGGAAATAAGCTGCCTGTCATTTTGCCATGCTACATTTGTGATGAACATAAAAAAGATTTGTAGTTCCATTTAATTTAACTGTAATAATGAATCTTGTGCTGATGCAGCTGGATAAGGCTGGTTCAAAGGCACGTCAGGGGACCATTCAGGTGAAGGAGACAGTCCAGGAATATATAGCAGGCGCAGAGACGGTGACAGATGACCCAGTGACGAGGGACTATGTGGTGATTCGAGCTCGTCTCATGGCTGCCAAGTAAGTTTGATTGTTCAATTAGAAAGAAAACGTTCAGATATTTGGACAAACTTACTTCATCTCaaggaaaaacataaattacCAGATATGCTGTTTTTACAGATTATAACAGCACTGATGTTGTTTCCCTGCTCTTTGTATCTCTGTTATGCAGATTGCTGGGGGCTTTGTGTAGGTGTATCTGTGACCCTCAGCTCAACGCGGCATCTCAGGAGATCCGACCAGCTGAGTCTTTAGGCCAGCTGTTGCTCTTCCATCTCAACTCCAAGTCTGCCCTGCAGCGCATAGCTGTGGCTCTGGTGCTCTGCGAGTGGTCTACACTGCAGAAGGTGAACAGTTTGGCCACGGAGTTTGTTCGTTGTGGGAAtgattacaaaataaacacctTTTCAGATGTGAGCAGAATCATGCATTTAAAGGCCAAATATCTCTATGCATCTTTCCAATTTCTCTAAGGATTGTCAGGTGGTGTCAACCATGGTGCAGCCTCGTCTTCTCGCCATTCTGTCTGAGCAGTTGTACTACGACGAAATTGCCATCCCCTTCACGCGTATGCAGAATGAGTGCAAGCAGCTCATTGCATTATTCGCTGATTCCAACATAGACCTTGAAGACCGCCTCAATTGTAGTGTTTTCACCATTGACCAAGCCAATGAACTGGTGAGTCAAGATCATACACATGCACTAactatatttgattttaaaaaaatcaaatatagTATATATTTAGGCATGTGAACCTATAAACATTCCCTTGTCCATAAGTACCATTCTAGTGTGCATGTTAATGGGATGTGAAGACTGAAGTGTAGCGCCTCTGAAGAATCATCCAACAGTGAAATCTTAGTCTTTGCACGCTAAGTATTTTTCTAAGCTCATAAGTATTTATCTATTGTGCAATAAAAAGCATCACGCACGGAAACCTTGCACACGCAGTCTGATGCATTTTGTTTATTCTATTCATTCCAAAAATTCACAGTAGGCGATTAAGTGGAGTGGCTTTCTCACATcttaacaaaagaaaatgaaaatatcgtGTCTATTCAATCCTGAGAAGCTGCCAGGAAGGAGGAGAATTTCATCTTCTCAACTATCCTCAAGTCTATTACAGGATGTCAGTGGTTTAGTTTGATATGCTACCATTATTCAGACTTAAAATTAATTTCTCTGATCCAATTTATCCTGAACAGATCAAACAGCTCACTGAAATGCCTTTGAGCAATGTGAAAAATGCAGCGAATCAAACACCTGAAAACTTCCATGACATACGAAAGTTTTGGATTCAGTGTAAACATGATTGACACGTCATGAggcttgtatttatatttaaatttcgGGACAAAAATAAAGACTTGGCGTGCAAAGAAGACTGAAATTACACATTAAAGGGAACATTGTCACTTGAAGATCAATAGTAACTTTACTTTTGTAACTAAATCTATTGCATTTAGCTGTCATAGTATTCTGTTGCCATCACAATGACAAGTTTTCCAATTGCCTCACTGTAATTTGTTTTCCAAGTTTTAATTCCCTGCACTGACAGCTCTAGTATTAATGACTTGGTACCAGCTGATTCTTGGCTCCAAAGGTTAATGGATATTTCACTCTGTAACAGATTGCTCTCTTTCCAGtcactcacttcctcctctcgctTGTTCCCTAGGTAACCACCATCTTTACAGAGTCAACAGCAGGTCTGAATGTGCAGTCCAAACAGTGGCAGGCGCTGGACGGTAAACGTCAACAGGCTCAGGCAACGGTGATGGAGACCAGCACAGAATGGCAGCAGCTGCATCTGCGCGTCCACATGTTTACGGCCTGCGCAGTGATTAACCTGCAAGTGCTTCCTGACAAGCTGAATCCTCTGGTCAGGCCTTTAATGGAGGCCATCAAGCGAGAGGAGAACACCCTGATTCAGGGTTACACTGCTTCTTTCATAGCCAAGCTATTGCAGCAGTGTGCTGGACGCTCACCGTGCCCCAACCCCAAGATCATCAAAAACCTCTGTGCGTCAGCCTGCGTGGACTCTGCAGTCACACCCTCATCTGCCTGCCCTGTACCCCCCACACAGGAAAATGCCAAAGGTAAGAGCTGTTGATGCTTGGGGATATTTTAAGTCATTTTACCCAACATGTTGACTGTGCTCGCATGCTGCTGGCTATTTTTATCTATTATTTCTCATGCTGTCAGTCAGTGGTTTGGAGAAAGACTGCATGCATCATATGGTCAACAAGACCCGTGGCATCATCACTCTGTACCGTCACCAAAGAGCAGCATTTGCCATCACTAGTAAGAGAGGACCAGCCCCTAAAGCCCCAAAGGCCCCCTCCACAGAGCTTCCTCCTGGCAGCACCATCAGTACTGATAATGATGAGGTAACAGAGGAAGTGCCCAacaaacattttcctcacaTTTATCTTTCATTGACTACAGGTTGTGTtcaatcccttttttttttttcctattcatttttttctttttagagcAGGAAGCCATTTCTCATCCAGAGAAGAGGGGCCGAGTTCTCCCTAACAACTGTTGCCAAGCACTTTAGTGCAGACCTCACCAAGTCTCTTCCGTACCTCTGGGACAACACAGTGGGACCACTGAGGACAGTGGTGACTGAAAATCAATGCATTGGTATGCTGATTGGGTTAATTGGATTTTTTATCCGCAGGAATGTCTTTTACTTAACGTGTTTTTGCCAACATGGCAACCTCCAGCAGTACactttcagtgtgttttgtaaAAAGTTAAATACTCTAACAAGCATGATAATTGGCGTGTAGACCTCTGGCCTTTAATTGACTTAAATCTAGCATTTTAGGTTCAAAATTCAGATTAAAACTGTAGTTGACTTGAAATCATAAAGCAGTTTATTTTACTAAGATGATCCACTTGTTGGTGGGCTAATGAACAGCCCATACAGGTTTAAATGTTATGAACAATTGTTGTAAATGTTTGGACTTTGGTTCTTAATGTCTTTGCATCAGTACATACAATTTGAACTGTAGTACAGAATATCCACCATGTTTGACACATGAGGTGGTGATTTGGACTCTTTCCATCAAACCTTTTTTTGGCTCATGAGGGTGTTATTTTAAGGAAGTCTCGAGGTAATCTGTTGAAATGTGGCACAAATGTTCTCTTTGACAACCCAAATCCTATCAGCTTATCTGTTAGTCTAAGGTCGTGGTGATTTCATGAGTCTTGAAAAAAAGATTGCTGACTGCTGTGTGGTATTTCTAGTTTCATCCATCTATAGAGCTTTGTTCCAGATATCAACTggtttcttatttatttattttttttactgcagcctAGCCTTACCAGTATCTTGTGGTGAATAATCTGGGTTTATGGTCAAGTCTT includes the following:
- the btaf1 gene encoding TATA-binding protein-associated factor 172 isoform X1; its protein translation is MAVSRLDRLFILLDTGTTPVTRKAAAQQLGEVVKLHPHELNTLLSKVLTYLRSPNWDTRIAAGQAVEAIVKNIPEWDPAPKPKEESCEDLSPEDTSCDRLSFYHFDISRLLKHGASLLGSAGAEFELQDDKAGEMDPKERLARQRKLLQKKLGLDIGAAIGMDTEELFNDEDLDDTCQQSGLRAHGSKATAGSSSRNNLPPATAAELIDSEFRPGMSSRQKNKAKRMAKLVAKQRSRDMDPNEKSNDSFEGEPEEKRRKTTNVVIDQPATEHKVLIDNVPDNSSLLDEWPLESFCEELCNDVFNPSWEIRHGAGTGLREILKSQGAGGGKLVGSTVEQMLRQHQEWIEDLVIRLLCVFALDRFGDFVSDEVVAPVRETCAQTLGVALRNMNETGVSMTVDVLLKLLKEDQWEVRHGGLLGIKYALAVRQDLISVLLPRVLPAITVGLQDLDDDVRAVAAAALIPVVEGLVQLLPNKVPNIVNTLWDALLDLDDLTASTNSIMTLLSSLLTYPQVWQCSMQQSLTVLVPRVWPFLRHTISSVRRAALETLFTLLSKADQSCAIWINPILQDMLRHIFQSCILESNEEILELIQKVWMELLSQAPQQYVVAASCPWMGAWLCLMMQASPIPIDPNMLLEVKARSKLDKAGSKARQGTIQVKETVQEYIAGAETVTDDPVTRDYVVIRARLMAAKLLGALCRCICDPQLNAASQEIRPAESLGQLLLFHLNSKSALQRIAVALVLCEWSTLQKDCQVVSTMVQPRLLAILSEQLYYDEIAIPFTRMQNECKQLIALFADSNIDLEDRLNCSVFTIDQANELVTTIFTESTAGLNVQSKQWQALDGKRQQAQATVMETSTEWQQLHLRVHMFTACAVINLQVLPDKLNPLVRPLMEAIKREENTLIQGYTASFIAKLLQQCAGRSPCPNPKIIKNLCASACVDSAVTPSSACPVPPTQENAKVSGLEKDCMHHMVNKTRGIITLYRHQRAAFAITSKRGPAPKAPKAPSTELPPGSTISTDNDESRKPFLIQRRGAEFSLTTVAKHFSADLTKSLPYLWDNTVGPLRTVVTENQCIDRQVQLERGDAAAQELVNSLQVLEVIAGAMASELKPLLLQHLPDLFTCLQHPYTAVRHMAARCVGVFSKLAMLETMNSFLECVLPWLAAIDDCTKQEGAIEALACVMEQLDVDIVPYIVLLVVPVLGRMSDPSDSIRFMATQCFATLIRLLPLEAGIPDPPAMSADLIRQKARERHFLEQLLDGRKLENYKIPVPIKAELRKYQQDGVNWLSFLNKYKLHGILCDDMGLGKTLQSICILAGDHYLRAQEYAKTTAADCSPMPSLVVCPPTLTGHWVDEVGKFCSKEYLNPLHYTGPPTERMRLQHQVKKHNLVIASYDVVRNDIDFFRNIKFNYCILDEGHVIKNGKTKLSKAIKQLAANFRIILSGTPIQNNVLELWSLFDFLMPGFLGTERQFAARYGKPILASRDAKSSSREQEAGVLAMEALHRQVLPFLLRRMKVDVLQDLPPKIIQDYYCNLSPLQVQLYEDFAKSRAKASVEDTISVASTEEEEKPKLKATGHVFQALQYLRKLCNHPSLVLTPQHPEYKRISEQLADQNSSLRDITHAPKLSALKQLLLDCGLGCGGGTEGGTESVVAQHRVLIFCQLKSMLDIVEQDLLKPKLPSITYLRLDGSVQAGLRHSIVSRFNNDPSIDVLLLTTHVGGLGLNLTGADTVVFVEHDWNPMRDLQAMDRAHRIGQKRVVNVYRLITRGTLEEKIMGLQKFKISIANTIISQENSSLQSMGTDQLLNLFTLDKDEKGEQVPSTSGKTSMKSVLDGLGELWDQQQYDTEYNLDSFMHSLQ